Proteins encoded by one window of Microcoleus sp. FACHB-68:
- a CDS encoding LCP family protein encodes MVEGVDPFKEGADSQQSEVVEKPQKSASAGKRMPVLKFTGIASRSMLWSLGLILTATMSATLGATLALMTPLSLPLGPKEPAGRSLQDVWQETFNYRLTRPVNILILGIDRVPKARENSPEIFAGRSDTMLLLRVNPKENTVNMLSIPRDTQIEIPGFGTQKINEANVKGGAALAARMVSRNLNGVPVDRYVRVSTGAFRELVDLLGGVEVFVPHPMSYVDETQKLNIDLAEGWQTLDGEQAEKFARFRNENKGDIGRVQRQQSLLKALRNRLSSSTVLPRLPQIIRVMQKYIDTNLSLEEMLALMNFSLQMQPDDLKMVMLPGRFSDPQEYKASYWILDSEGRDRVMRDYFAISSKPKVPGEGEADLPQGDSFAARQLRSPLKIAIQNASDSPEIAMFAVNYLQDHGFDNVYLVQDWPDRLLKTQIIVQKGDLQGAVQLKKVLGFGNIESDSTGELESDLTIRVGQDWVQFYLKSASSPRR; translated from the coding sequence GTGGTAGAAGGAGTAGATCCGTTTAAAGAGGGTGCAGACTCTCAACAATCGGAGGTTGTGGAAAAACCACAGAAGTCTGCAAGCGCCGGCAAACGAATGCCAGTGTTGAAATTCACTGGGATCGCAAGCCGGTCTATGTTGTGGAGTTTAGGATTGATTCTGACGGCAACGATGTCGGCCACGCTAGGGGCAACACTAGCACTGATGACACCTTTGTCGCTCCCGCTTGGCCCTAAAGAGCCTGCAGGGCGATCGCTTCAGGATGTGTGGCAAGAAACCTTTAATTACCGGCTGACACGACCCGTCAATATTTTAATTTTGGGCATTGATCGCGTTCCCAAGGCGCGGGAAAACTCTCCAGAAATTTTTGCCGGTCGCAGTGATACGATGCTGCTGCTGCGGGTAAATCCGAAGGAAAACACGGTGAATATGCTGTCAATTCCTAGGGATACTCAAATAGAAATTCCGGGATTTGGCACGCAGAAAATTAACGAGGCAAATGTTAAGGGAGGCGCAGCTTTAGCCGCCCGGATGGTGAGTCGCAACCTCAACGGCGTGCCGGTTGATCGCTATGTGCGCGTCAGCACCGGCGCATTTCGAGAGTTAGTGGATCTTCTCGGTGGGGTTGAGGTGTTTGTCCCTCACCCCATGTCTTATGTGGATGAAACCCAGAAACTCAATATTGACTTAGCCGAAGGTTGGCAAACTCTTGATGGGGAACAGGCAGAAAAGTTCGCCCGGTTCCGCAATGAAAATAAAGGTGATATCGGTCGGGTACAGCGGCAGCAGAGTTTACTGAAAGCATTGCGAAACCGGCTTTCTAGTTCGACGGTGTTGCCTCGGTTGCCTCAAATTATCCGGGTGATGCAAAAGTATATTGATACGAATCTCAGCCTGGAAGAAATGCTAGCGCTGATGAATTTTAGTCTTCAAATGCAACCAGATGATTTAAAAATGGTGATGTTACCCGGTCGGTTTAGCGATCCACAAGAGTATAAAGCTAGCTACTGGATTCTGGATAGTGAAGGGCGCGATCGGGTCATGCGCGATTATTTTGCGATCTCATCTAAACCAAAGGTTCCGGGAGAAGGTGAGGCAGATTTGCCTCAAGGCGATAGCTTTGCCGCCCGTCAGTTACGCAGTCCCCTGAAAATTGCGATTCAAAACGCTTCTGATTCACCTGAAATTGCAATGTTTGCGGTTAACTATCTCCAAGACCACGGCTTTGATAATGTGTATCTTGTGCAAGATTGGCCCGACCGGCTCCTCAAGACGCAGATTATTGTTCAAAAAGGTGATTTACAAGGGGCAGTACAGCTTAAAAAAGTCTTAGGGTTTGGCAATATTGAATCGGATTCTACGGGCGAGCTAGAATCTGATTTGACAATTCGGGTGGGTCAAGATTGGGTTCAATTTTATTTGAAATCTGCTTCTTCCCCTCGCCGTTAA
- a CDS encoding DNA cytosine methyltransferase — MNGTTRPIGVDLFAGAGGMSLGFEQAGFDVLAAVELDPIHCATHEFNFPFWSVLCQSVADTTADAIRNLSAIGNREIDVVFGGPPCQGFSLIGKRALDDPRNSLVFHFLRLVLDLKPKYFVMENVRGLTLGKHQKLLEEIIEEFQLKDYEVEENYKVLNAAHYGVPQNRERLFLLGCQKGLTLPQYPEAITCPATLSGKNSSKLSMLTSCPTVWDAIGDLPEVEDYPELLSKDWVIAEYGKPSQYSGQLRNFYPVDDDYSYRRQFNSQLLTSSLGTQHTLESIKRFAGTVAGKIEPISRFHKLNPQGICNTLRAGTASNRGAFTSPRPIHPFTPRCITVREAARLHSYPDWFRFHVTKWHGCRQVGNSVPPLLAKAVASEIIRVLNVPLQKPAENWQMGEEKLLELNMSQAAKRYGVNSQVIEPRTRSKR, encoded by the coding sequence ATGAACGGAACTACCCGTCCAATCGGTGTTGATTTGTTTGCCGGCGCGGGCGGCATGAGTTTGGGATTTGAACAAGCAGGATTTGATGTACTAGCTGCGGTGGAACTTGATCCCATTCATTGCGCGACTCACGAGTTCAATTTCCCGTTTTGGTCAGTTTTGTGTCAGAGTGTTGCCGATACAACTGCAGACGCCATCAGAAATTTATCTGCAATAGGAAATCGCGAGATTGATGTTGTGTTCGGTGGCCCTCCCTGTCAAGGATTTTCACTAATTGGCAAAAGGGCACTTGATGATCCTCGCAATTCCCTTGTTTTTCACTTTTTGCGGCTGGTTTTAGATCTTAAACCTAAATATTTTGTCATGGAAAACGTGCGAGGTTTGACCCTCGGAAAACATCAGAAATTATTGGAGGAGATTATAGAGGAATTTCAATTAAAGGATTATGAAGTAGAAGAAAATTACAAAGTTCTTAATGCCGCTCATTATGGCGTACCCCAAAATCGGGAAAGATTGTTTCTCCTGGGATGTCAAAAAGGCTTAACTTTACCGCAATATCCTGAAGCGATTACCTGCCCTGCAACATTAAGCGGTAAGAATTCCAGCAAATTATCTATGTTAACCTCGTGCCCGACGGTGTGGGATGCGATAGGAGACTTACCGGAAGTCGAAGATTACCCAGAATTGCTCAGCAAAGATTGGGTGATCGCAGAGTATGGAAAGCCGAGTCAATATAGCGGTCAACTTCGTAATTTTTATCCTGTAGATGATGATTATTCCTACCGGCGACAATTTAATTCGCAACTTCTGACTTCTAGTTTGGGTACACAACACACCCTGGAATCAATCAAAAGATTCGCCGGCACCGTTGCCGGTAAAATAGAGCCGATTAGTCGCTTCCATAAGCTTAATCCGCAAGGCATTTGCAACACACTTAGAGCCGGCACAGCGAGCAATCGCGGCGCTTTCACCTCTCCTCGACCCATTCATCCATTTACGCCGCGATGTATTACGGTACGGGAGGCAGCGCGGTTGCACTCATACCCCGACTGGTTTAGATTCCATGTGACAAAGTGGCACGGCTGCCGGCAAGTGGGCAACTCAGTGCCACCTTTATTAGCAAAAGCTGTAGCATCAGAGATTATCCGTGTTTTAAATGTACCGCTACAGAAGCCGGCGGAAAATTGGCAAATGGGAGAAGAAAAGTTACTCGAACTCAATATGTCTCAAGCAGCTAAGCGTTACGGTGTAAATTCACAAGTCATAGAACCGAGAACCCGAAGCAAAAGGTAA
- a CDS encoding metal ABC transporter substrate-binding protein, whose product MTYTRSIRNLLLPAVVVVLGLWFSGCSPQGGNREASTNSDKPNVVATSTIIEDLTEEVAGDEIQLTGILQPGADPHVYEPVPADSVALEKADLILYNGYNLEPGLIKLMNAAGNKGRKVPVGEVIKSLQLDKAGEKVPDPHVWGDVKNVIQMVNLIRDELISLLPEDREKFTQNATRLTGELKQLDNWIGKQIATIPADKRRLVTTHDAFQYYGRAYQIKIIGTLIGISTEEQPSAQTVRKLVDAVKAAGVPAIFAETTINPALITTVAEESGVKLAPNQLYSDSIGAAGGTGDSYIKMMVANTRTIVESLGGKYTPFEPAAQSQK is encoded by the coding sequence ATGACTTACACACGAAGCATCAGAAACCTTTTGCTGCCGGCAGTTGTGGTTGTTTTGGGACTTTGGTTTAGTGGGTGTAGTCCCCAGGGAGGAAATCGTGAAGCATCAACCAACAGTGACAAGCCAAATGTAGTAGCAACGAGCACAATTATTGAGGATTTAACGGAAGAAGTGGCTGGGGATGAAATACAGCTCACCGGCATCTTGCAACCGGGTGCAGATCCTCACGTTTACGAGCCGGTGCCGGCAGATAGTGTTGCCTTAGAAAAAGCAGATTTGATTCTCTACAATGGCTACAATTTGGAGCCTGGGTTAATTAAATTAATGAATGCTGCCGGTAACAAAGGGCGTAAGGTGCCTGTGGGAGAAGTTATCAAGTCTTTGCAATTAGATAAAGCAGGGGAAAAAGTCCCCGATCCGCACGTTTGGGGTGATGTTAAAAATGTGATTCAGATGGTGAACCTCATTCGTGATGAGTTAATTTCGCTTTTACCTGAAGATCGAGAGAAATTCACACAAAATGCAACGCGACTGACAGGGGAATTAAAACAGTTAGATAATTGGATTGGCAAACAAATTGCAACCATTCCTGCCGATAAGCGCCGGCTCGTTACCACCCACGATGCTTTTCAATATTATGGACGGGCGTATCAAATAAAAATTATCGGCACATTGATTGGCATTAGTACCGAGGAGCAACCGAGCGCCCAGACTGTAAGAAAATTAGTGGATGCAGTCAAAGCTGCGGGTGTGCCGGCAATTTTTGCAGAAACAACGATTAACCCGGCGCTAATTACAACAGTCGCGGAAGAATCGGGCGTAAAATTAGCACCGAATCAGCTTTATTCTGATTCAATCGGGGCTGCCGGTGGCACAGGAGATTCTTATATCAAAATGATGGTTGCGAATACCCGCACAATTGTAGAATCTCTGGGAGGAAAATACACCCCCTTTGAGCCGGCAGCTCAATCTCAAAAATGA
- a CDS encoding metal ABC transporter ATP-binding protein: MITVSHLGVQYRTVEALRDASCVVRGGRLTGIIGPNGAGKSTLLKAMLGLVPATSGQVLYGDKTLSEQLQYVAYVPQRSQIDWTYPATVWDVVMMGRIRKTGWFRRFSTVSRQVAANALDRVGMSDYHNRRIGDLSGGQQQRVFLARALAQEAEVFCFDEPFVGIDQKTQAVIFDIFHELASKGKIVLVVNHDLGESITHFDDLILLNTEVVATGSRQQVLSRENLYRAYGGKVMFFSEAA; the protein is encoded by the coding sequence ATGATTACCGTTAGTCATTTAGGTGTCCAGTACCGCACGGTAGAGGCGTTGCGTGATGCAAGCTGTGTTGTGCGCGGCGGACGACTCACCGGCATTATTGGGCCAAACGGTGCCGGGAAAAGTACCCTTTTAAAAGCGATGCTGGGATTAGTTCCCGCCACCAGTGGCCAAGTTCTCTACGGTGACAAAACCCTGTCAGAACAGTTGCAGTACGTGGCTTATGTGCCGCAGCGTTCGCAAATTGACTGGACTTACCCCGCTACTGTCTGGGATGTGGTGATGATGGGACGCATCAGAAAAACCGGCTGGTTTCGGCGCTTCTCTACAGTCAGCCGGCAAGTTGCTGCAAATGCCTTAGATCGCGTTGGCATGAGTGACTACCACAACCGGCGAATTGGCGATCTTTCCGGTGGACAGCAGCAGCGCGTGTTTCTGGCGAGAGCACTCGCTCAAGAAGCAGAGGTTTTTTGTTTTGATGAGCCGTTTGTTGGCATTGATCAAAAGACTCAAGCCGTAATCTTTGATATTTTCCATGAATTAGCATCAAAGGGTAAAATTGTACTCGTTGTTAACCATGATCTAGGCGAATCAATTACTCACTTTGATGATTTGATTTTGCTTAATACTGAAGTTGTGGCAACCGGGAGCCGGCAACAGGTTCTCAGTCGAGAAAACTTGTACCGCGCTTATGGCGGTAAAGTCATGTTCTTTTCTGAAGCAGCATAA
- a CDS encoding metal ABC transporter permease, which translates to MLEALIEPLQYGFMQRSLIIAILVGSICAVVGSYLMVQRLALLGDAISHSVLPGLAIAFFLGVNIFVGAFIAGILSAMAIAWIRTRSPIKEDAAMGIVFSAFFALGITLITVIQKDNKIDLNHFLFGNILGVTALEVRDTAIIAAIVMVVVVLLYKELLFYTFDPAGAQAAGLPINLLNFGLMVLIALTVVASMKSVGVILVLSLLITPGATAYLLVSRLHLVMILGAGIGVVSSIAGMYLSYFYNLPSGPAIVLVTSGLFVLALLFSPSQGIFTQRRSGSRQMPVWQELKALMRSRS; encoded by the coding sequence ATGCTTGAAGCTTTAATTGAGCCGCTACAGTATGGATTCATGCAGCGCTCACTCATTATTGCCATTTTAGTTGGCTCAATTTGCGCTGTTGTTGGCAGTTATTTAATGGTGCAGCGCCTCGCGTTACTCGGTGATGCCATCAGTCATTCTGTGTTGCCGGGACTGGCAATTGCGTTTTTTTTGGGTGTTAATATTTTCGTGGGGGCGTTCATTGCCGGCATTCTCAGTGCAATGGCAATTGCCTGGATTCGCACGCGATCACCCATTAAAGAAGATGCGGCAATGGGGATTGTTTTTTCTGCATTTTTTGCCCTCGGAATTACTTTAATTACGGTTATTCAGAAAGACAACAAAATTGATCTCAATCACTTTTTGTTTGGCAACATTCTGGGTGTTACAGCTTTAGAAGTTCGAGACACGGCCATCATAGCAGCAATTGTGATGGTGGTTGTGGTGCTGCTGTACAAAGAATTACTGTTTTATACCTTTGATCCAGCAGGCGCTCAGGCGGCGGGTTTGCCGATTAATTTACTTAATTTTGGTCTAATGGTATTGATCGCCCTAACAGTGGTGGCGAGTATGAAATCTGTAGGGGTTATTTTAGTTTTGTCACTGCTAATTACACCGGGCGCGACGGCTTATCTGTTAGTTTCGCGTCTCCATTTAGTCATGATTTTAGGTGCCGGCATTGGGGTTGTTTCTAGCATTGCCGGTATGTATCTCAGCTATTTTTATAACCTGCCTTCTGGCCCTGCAATTGTTCTCGTTACATCTGGGTTGTTTGTGTTAGCTTTGCTGTTCAGTCCCAGTCAAGGTATTTTCACTCAGCGCCGATCAGGTTCGAGACAGATGCCGGTGTGGCAGGAGTTGAAGGCTTTAATGCGTTCCCGTTCGTAA
- a CDS encoding peroxiredoxin, with amino-acid sequence MTVKVGDTAPDFTLPSQTGTPVSLHDFRGKKAVVLYFYPKDDTPGCTTQSCAFRDKYQAFKDAGAEVIGVSGDSLASHQQFATKHNLPFTLLSDSGNLLRKLYGVPSTLGILPGRVTYVIDRDGVVQHIFNSQMNFKAHIEESLKTLRQIHV; translated from the coding sequence ATGACAGTCAAAGTTGGAGACACTGCACCCGATTTCACCTTACCTTCTCAAACCGGCACCCCCGTCAGCCTCCACGATTTCCGAGGCAAAAAGGCTGTTGTGCTGTATTTTTATCCCAAAGACGACACCCCAGGCTGTACGACTCAATCCTGCGCTTTCCGCGATAAGTACCAAGCGTTTAAGGATGCCGGTGCTGAGGTGATTGGCGTCAGCGGCGACTCCCTGGCGTCTCACCAGCAATTTGCCACCAAGCACAATCTGCCTTTCACCCTGTTAAGCGACAGTGGCAACCTATTGCGGAAGCTTTACGGCGTCCCGTCAACCTTGGGAATCCTTCCGGGTAGAGTGACTTATGTCATTGATCGCGATGGTGTTGTTCAGCATATCTTTAACTCCCAGATGAACTTTAAAGCTCACATTGAGGAGTCGCTGAAAACATTGCGACAAATCCACGTTTAG